In the genome of Mesosutterella faecium, the window CCGCCTCGCCCCCGGAGGCGCAGCGGTTGATTGGGGCGCGGCCTTCGGCCATGGCCCGCGCGTAGGCGGCGCAGCCCTCAAAGCCGCACTGCCGGCACTGGGTCTGGGGCAGGGCGTCCTCGAGGGCCTCGAGAAGTTCGGGCTGAGCCATGGGGCGCGGCCCGCTCAGCGCTTCAGGTACTTCAGCTTGTCCTGGACGTTGGACCACTTTTCCCAGCCTTCCATCGGCGGCTTGCGGCGGGTGATCGAAGGCCACTGCTTTGAGAGCTCCGCGTTGATCTGGATGTACTGCTCCTGGCCCGCGGGAACGTCCTCCTCGGAGAAGATGGCCGCTTCGGGGCACTCGGGGATGCACACGGCGCAGTCGATGCACTCGTCGGGATCGATCACGAGGAAGTTGGGGCCTTCGCGGAAGGCATCGACCGGGCAGACGTCCACGCAGTCGGTGTGCTTGCAGTTGACGCAGCCGTCACAAACAACATGAGCCATGAAAATTACCTCTGGCAGTCAGTAAGACAAAAGCGGCAGGATCTGCCGTTCACTTAAGGAAAACTATTATTTTACTCCCGGAGGAAATTTGACAACGGGAAATCGGTATGTATAATTTCAAGTCTCGCTGATCGCTTGCGATCGCGTCCGGAGACGTAAACCTTTATCCGGGCCGGGCCTGAAAGGCTTGAGCGAAACCCATCCCATGGAAGGGTGGCAGAGTGGTTGAATGTACCGCCCTGGAAAGGCGGCATAGGGCCTCGCCCTATCGAGGGTTCGAATCCCTCCCCTTCCGCCAGTTTAAGCGCCCGGACGAGCAGAAGCCCGCCCGGGCGTTTCGTTTCTGAAAAAAAACGCGGGTCCGCGCCGGCAGTCCGTCCGTTTTCGCAGATGCCCGGCTCGTCCGGCCTTCGCTTTCAGAAGACGTGCTTCAGGGCTGTCACGACAAGCGGCACCGTAAGGGCCGACACGAGGGTCGTGATCACCATCGCGTTGGCGATTTCCGCCTCGATCACCCGGAACTGCTTGGCCATCAGGTAGACGTTCACGCCGCAGGGCAGCGACCCCAGAAAGACCACGGCGGTTGATTCGACGGGCCCGAGCCCGATCAGCCGGGTGAGGAGAAAAACGACCAGGGGCTGCACCGCGAGCTTTCCGAAGCTCACGATCG includes:
- the fdxA gene encoding ferredoxin FdxA, with translation MAHVVCDGCVNCKHTDCVDVCPVDAFREGPNFLVIDPDECIDCAVCIPECPEAAIFSEEDVPAGQEQYIQINAELSKQWPSITRRKPPMEGWEKWSNVQDKLKYLKR